From the Saccharobesus litoralis genome, one window contains:
- the cbiB gene encoding adenosylcobinamide-phosphate synthase CbiB, with the protein MSEWLTILPEITVSIVLLSALLLDKGLGEPKRFHHLIGFGRLANLIEAWFNKHHKAGEQQTFSLNTAAIGTLCWLVLVIPVPFVYIYLHGYFTNSLSMLILDVIILYLAIGQKSLQQHANQVYQPLKNNDVEQARHFTGYLVSRDTSQLTESEMARATAESMLENGNDAVITSLVCYVIGGAPLVILHRLANTLDAMWGYKNARFNSFGYAAAKLDDLLAFIPAKVCTLLYALQGAFWASLKNAYRQGNQYKSHNGGWVMAAGATALGYKLGGTAFYHGKQHNSPTLGQGKAIDIAAIPRSVNLVKRATSLLILFTFIGQLTFMLLAK; encoded by the coding sequence ATGTCTGAGTGGCTAACAATATTACCCGAAATTACTGTCAGTATAGTGCTGTTGAGCGCATTACTTTTAGATAAAGGCTTGGGCGAACCTAAACGTTTTCATCATTTAATTGGGTTTGGTAGGCTCGCAAATTTAATAGAAGCTTGGTTTAACAAACACCACAAAGCCGGCGAACAACAAACATTTTCATTGAACACAGCCGCCATTGGTACCTTATGCTGGCTTGTTTTAGTAATACCTGTTCCTTTTGTTTATATCTATTTACATGGCTATTTCACCAATAGCCTCAGTATGTTGATATTAGACGTAATTATTTTATATTTAGCTATTGGCCAAAAAAGCTTACAACAACACGCCAACCAAGTTTATCAGCCGCTAAAAAATAATGATGTAGAACAAGCTCGGCATTTTACCGGTTATCTGGTCAGTCGTGACACCAGCCAACTCACTGAAAGTGAAATGGCGCGCGCCACCGCTGAATCCATGTTAGAAAACGGCAACGACGCTGTCATTACCTCGTTAGTTTGCTATGTGATCGGCGGCGCACCTTTGGTGATATTGCATCGTCTAGCCAATACATTAGACGCCATGTGGGGCTATAAAAACGCAAGGTTTAACTCTTTTGGTTATGCCGCAGCGAAGTTAGATGACTTGCTAGCTTTTATTCCAGCTAAAGTCTGTACCCTATTATACGCCTTACAAGGTGCATTTTGGGCGAGCCTAAAAAATGCTTATCGCCAAGGTAATCAATATAAAAGTCATAACGGTGGTTGGGTAATGGCAGCGGGTGCCACTGCTTTAGGCTATAAACTCGGCGGTACTGCGTTTTATCATGGTAAACAACATAACTCGCCGACCTTGGGGCAAGGTAAAGCCATTGATATTGCTGCCATTCCGCGCAGTGTTAACTTGGTAAAACGAGCAACAAGCCTACTTATTTTATTCACTTTTATTGGCCAATTAACTTTCATGCTATTGGCAAAATAG
- the cobD gene encoding threonine-phosphate decarboxylase CobD yields MPLIHGGQLNTIAEQYDIPREQWLDLSTGIAPIAYPIPSVPEHIWQQLPQENAALNKAAQHYYQTNHVLVTNGSQSIIKALPDLWRQHMQGDLSSHVFIPQYGYKEHQQAWADNHFAIYHYQNELPSLDCLTANCVLVVINPNNPTGQLVSKQKLKVYQQKITELKGLLVIDEAFMDVITPSQSLSASLDNEHTLILRSFGKFFGLAGIRIGFLLGSQNWLQQFSNTLGPWQVNGPAQFVAEQALLDNLWQQQQNDWLQEQSQKLQSLLVEVLPPHLVATIAGTNLFQTVTFKQTDTAQQLFNALCQQAVYVRLTDEKLALRFGMPTAEQLPRLKKALKVSMKRV; encoded by the coding sequence ATGCCTTTAATTCACGGCGGACAATTAAATACTATCGCTGAGCAATACGATATTCCACGCGAACAATGGTTAGATTTATCTACCGGTATTGCGCCTATTGCGTATCCCATTCCAAGTGTTCCTGAACACATTTGGCAGCAGCTACCACAAGAAAATGCTGCTTTAAATAAAGCCGCTCAACACTACTACCAAACAAACCATGTGCTGGTTACCAATGGCAGTCAATCAATTATAAAAGCCCTACCCGATTTATGGCGGCAACATATGCAAGGTGACCTATCCAGCCATGTATTTATTCCGCAATATGGCTACAAGGAGCACCAACAAGCTTGGGCTGATAACCACTTTGCTATTTACCATTATCAAAATGAATTGCCAAGCCTCGACTGCTTAACTGCCAATTGCGTATTAGTGGTAATTAACCCGAATAATCCAACAGGCCAACTTGTCAGCAAACAAAAACTAAAGGTTTACCAACAAAAAATCACTGAGCTAAAAGGCTTATTGGTCATCGATGAAGCCTTTATGGACGTGATTACCCCTAGTCAATCTTTGTCCGCAAGCTTGGATAACGAACACACATTAATATTGCGCTCATTTGGTAAGTTTTTCGGTTTAGCCGGTATTCGCATAGGCTTCCTGTTGGGCAGTCAAAACTGGTTACAACAGTTTTCTAATACGTTAGGCCCGTGGCAAGTCAACGGTCCAGCTCAATTTGTAGCAGAACAAGCATTACTCGATAATCTATGGCAGCAACAGCAAAATGATTGGTTACAAGAACAAAGCCAGAAGTTGCAAAGTCTATTAGTCGAAGTATTACCGCCACACCTAGTTGCAACAATTGCCGGCACCAACCTATTTCAAACCGTAACCTTCAAACAAACAGACACAGCTCAACAACTATTTAATGCTTTATGCCAACAAGCCGTTTATGTCAGGTTAACCGATGAAAAGTTGGCGTTACGCTTTGGCATGCCAACCGCAGAGCAACTACCTCGCCTAAAAAAGGCTCTCAAGGTCAGTATGAAACGAGTTTAA
- the bluB gene encoding 5,6-dimethylbenzimidazole synthase, giving the protein MSKKFNIHEQQVLQDVMRLRRDVRGNRFNEAPVAEEIIQQLLDAALAAPSVGYSQPWQFVVIDDNQVKQTVYKSFKQENAKAVPLFTGKQAELYQQLKLEGIVEAPINLAVFYVPKDKPVLGQTSMSDMGRFSVVCAIQNLWLMARALNVGVGWVSIVDPEVVKQAVNAPENAELIGYLCIGYVEEFLDEPELKTLGWDKTKQREQVVSFNRFE; this is encoded by the coding sequence ATGAGTAAAAAATTCAATATCCACGAGCAACAAGTATTACAGGACGTCATGCGTTTGCGCCGCGATGTGCGCGGTAATCGCTTTAATGAAGCTCCAGTAGCAGAAGAGATCATTCAGCAGTTGTTAGATGCGGCATTAGCCGCGCCTTCAGTTGGTTACTCCCAACCTTGGCAGTTTGTCGTTATTGATGATAATCAAGTAAAGCAAACTGTCTACAAATCCTTTAAGCAAGAAAATGCTAAAGCTGTCCCCTTGTTTACAGGCAAACAGGCAGAGCTATACCAACAGTTAAAATTAGAAGGTATAGTCGAAGCACCAATAAACCTCGCGGTGTTTTATGTGCCAAAAGATAAACCGGTTTTAGGCCAAACCTCAATGTCTGATATGGGACGATTTAGTGTTGTTTGTGCTATTCAAAACTTATGGCTAATGGCTCGCGCATTAAACGTTGGGGTGGGTTGGGTCAGTATTGTTGATCCTGAAGTTGTTAAACAAGCGGTAAATGCGCCAGAAAATGCCGAGTTGATCGGCTACCTATGTATTGGCTACGTAGAAGAGTTTTTAGACGAGCCCGAGCTTAAGACGCTAGGTTGGGATAAAACTAAACAACGTGAGCAAGTTGTTTCTTTTAATCGTTTTGAATGA
- a CDS encoding DUF2149 domain-containing protein has protein sequence MSKLPWQQSTFAEQDNDPLSVFANIMDIMLVFALGLMLALVANSPELQNKLSIHTQNTQNQNTLDVTSGKELVTPPESMQSLLNGKANGMESIGQVYKDPKTGKLILISGN, from the coding sequence ATGAGTAAGCTGCCGTGGCAACAGTCGACGTTTGCTGAGCAAGACAATGACCCGCTTTCTGTTTTTGCCAACATCATGGATATCATGTTGGTATTCGCCTTGGGGTTAATGCTGGCGTTAGTGGCTAATAGTCCAGAGTTACAAAATAAACTCAGTATTCATACCCAAAACACGCAAAACCAAAACACGTTAGATGTAACCAGTGGTAAAGAACTCGTTACGCCACCCGAGTCTATGCAATCCTTACTTAATGGTAAAGCCAACGGCATGGAGTCGATTGGCCAAGTGTATAAAGATCCAAAAACCGGAAAACTGATTTTGATTAGTGGTAATTGA
- a CDS encoding MotA/TolQ/ExbB proton channel family protein — MDSLINYGVILAGLHQLVNWLLYPVIFALIIALVITVWELGLAIAERQFTLPAFLHAFKQHSNVEVLGQPKSLSERFTLHATKRLERVDLLARTGPILGLMGTLIPLGPGLSALSNGDISILATALTVAFDTTVVGLLVGLVAYILGRVRRRWYEQTWHAIQPIQSKDKVS, encoded by the coding sequence ATGGATAGCTTAATCAATTACGGGGTTATATTGGCCGGATTACACCAGTTAGTGAACTGGTTATTGTACCCAGTTATCTTCGCGTTAATCATTGCCTTGGTTATCACTGTGTGGGAGCTCGGTTTGGCCATTGCTGAGCGACAATTTACTTTGCCAGCGTTTTTACACGCCTTTAAACAACATTCAAATGTTGAAGTATTGGGTCAGCCAAAGAGTTTATCTGAACGCTTTACTCTACATGCAACTAAAAGGTTAGAGCGAGTTGACTTGTTAGCGCGTACTGGGCCTATTTTGGGATTAATGGGTACCTTGATCCCGCTTGGTCCCGGTTTATCCGCATTAAGTAACGGCGATATTAGTATTTTAGCCACGGCATTAACCGTGGCGTTTGATACCACGGTTGTCGGCTTACTTGTTGGCTTAGTTGCTTACATTTTAGGACGCGTGCGCCGCCGTTGGTATGAGCAAACTTGGCATGCGATCCAGCCAATCCAGTCAAAGGATAAAGTGTCATGA
- a CDS encoding substrate-binding periplasmic protein: MAQEPLKLIFPHFPPYTYQYSGQSQGIGIELVSQALDKAGLPYEITATTDYGRALYSVKAQRADGFFLASQNNERDRFAVFSQPLVVNRWCWFLLKNADLKPNDAEFKSQAKIGTYLNTNTHKWLLKNQYKVAASPSSIDSLLLMLNKKRIHAILLAEVVFENAALAQGVDLTNYLKIVEVEKPFGLYISKQYLSRHPDVMQSINDAILQVSPLYQQAHANSFDID, translated from the coding sequence GTGGCACAAGAACCGCTAAAATTAATTTTTCCGCATTTTCCCCCTTATACCTATCAATATTCTGGGCAAAGTCAAGGCATTGGCATTGAGTTAGTGAGTCAAGCATTGGATAAAGCGGGTTTGCCGTACGAGATAACGGCGACAACAGATTATGGGCGAGCGTTATATTCAGTGAAGGCTCAGCGCGCTGATGGCTTTTTCCTCGCATCACAAAATAACGAGCGAGACAGGTTTGCCGTATTTTCCCAACCCTTGGTGGTTAACCGTTGGTGTTGGTTTCTTTTGAAAAATGCCGATTTAAAACCTAATGATGCCGAGTTTAAGTCGCAAGCTAAAATTGGCACCTACCTTAATACCAATACCCATAAATGGTTGTTAAAAAACCAATACAAGGTAGCTGCAAGCCCAAGCTCAATTGACTCATTGTTGCTAATGCTAAATAAAAAGCGAATTCATGCAATATTGTTAGCTGAGGTGGTATTTGAAAACGCGGCGCTAGCTCAAGGAGTGGATTTAACAAACTATTTAAAAATAGTAGAAGTAGAAAAACCATTTGGGCTATATATTTCAAAGCAATATTTATCTCGCCACCCCGATGTTATGCAGTCGATTAACGACGCGATATTACAAGTCTCGCCTTTGTACCAACAAGCTCACGCTAATTCATTTGACATTGATTAG